Part of the Lolium rigidum isolate FL_2022 chromosome 6, APGP_CSIRO_Lrig_0.1, whole genome shotgun sequence genome, GTTCGGTTGGGTAGTGTTGTATTGATATCTAGACAGAAGAGTTGTCCCGATGGGGGTTGGTGCCGACCATGATGGCTGTCTTCCTCCCCAGAGGCGTTTTTGAAGTGCTCCTTCAATGCAACTCCGGGCCAAATTTTGCTAGTCTTTCATCTTATTTCTTACTGCACATCTTCCTCCTTGGAAGCGACCTTCGGGCCAAAAGTTTGATGGTCTTCCATTTTACTTCTACAATATGAAGATAATAATTCACCATTTGGTAATACACAACACAGAAAAATCACCCTTCGAATACCTATACGTTTAAGGTTATTAAGATGTTTTTAAAGCTTTCATATCTTGCAACTCTTATGATTTTGCAGTGAATTGGAAAATATTTGTATTTCGCTATCAACAACAATTGAAAGATTAAACCAGAGGGTCACACGTACCGGTCATGCATGTAAAAAGTCTTATGTCATGCAACACTAAGACAACTACATGTAGCTCAAACGTACCAGTCTATACAAAGCTTTGTGTCACACAACATACTCCGGACACGCAAACACTAATACAACTACATACAACtcacacgaacaaaacacataACTGCGGAAATACAACATCAATAATCACAAAGTTGCTTTACACATCAAAGACGATCGACTCTCGTGTACAGTTAGCATCTAACAACACACGCAAGAAATCAATGTAcatttacttttatgatattgttcatTTATCAATTTGACTAATAGATGTGTAGATGGGCTCTTGCAAAAGTGCACACGTTAACATACACATTTATCATGAGTGATACGGGATAAATAAGACATGACTTTACCAAAATTGTAAGAGTCTACTTGGAAACTTCACAATAAAATGGCCGCAGTAGTTCCCCTTTTCTTGAAAAACAAACACTACTATTTTAGCCTCTCAATTCTATTATTTTCCTTTGCGAAATAACATACAAAAAGTGGCATTCATTCGCTCATCATCCTCAATAACATTATATCGATGGGTGTTGGGGCTTTCCTGATAAATCTAGAAGCAATATCCTACAGATCACAAGCTAACATATATCTTGTTGCAATCTCTTTTACGTGTCTTCTCCATCACTTTTGTTGTCCAAAATTAGGTGGATCAAAAGCGTATATGAGGTGTACGATAGATTGCAAGCATGCGACACTAAGATGAACCACGTGTACGAGTCCGTCCATCTATCTGGTATGAGATAAGCAAGAtgtcgattcatgtatatctgttGCCGTGGAAAACAATAACCCGTGCCATCTTTCGGATACCCATTTTTGTCGTGGAACTCCATGAGCGGAAAATAAGATAAACACGATAACAGTTCCGGACAAATATCATAAGCTAAGATAGATCTTGGCGCAATCTCGATCTTTTACGTGTCATCTCCCTAACTTTTGTTGTCCAAAATTAGGTGAACTAAAAGAGTGTATATGAGGTGCACGACTGCTTGCAAGCATGCAACATCAAGATGAACCGGCGTGTACGTGTCTATATATCTATCTATCTCTCTGGCATGAGATAAGCAAGACGTCCTCGTGTATATCCGTGGCCGTGGAAAATAAAATCCATATCATCTTTGGATATCCATTTTTGGCGTGGAACTCCATCAACGAAAAAAAAAGATAACATTGCAGCAATTCGCGTTTATTTTAATTATAATATAGTAGTAATCACAATATTAGGTATACTACCTAACTCAAATTGTATAATAAATGTACTGTATATGTAACTAATGTACTGTAAGTATATGTAGCTAATTACAAATCAATATTACCTCCGTTTTCTTAATATAAATGTACTGTATATGTAAACCTAGAATCGTCTACCTTTTGGAGAAAGCTATCTCCAAACAGTAGCAGTAGTATAGTGCCGCGAGAACAATCTAAACCGAGAAATGCAGTAAATGATGATTCAACAATAATTACGCTCTAAATAAATGTAAATCTGGCAGTGAATGCAGTGGTAATAAAACCGAACCATACGCATCGGACACGAGCAACAAACTGCTCCTACAAAACCCCCATCACCAGGGTTCCCTCCTGGCTTCCCTGCCATTCCAGCCCAGTGCGTACCGACGCCTCCCCCACAGCTGGAGCTGGACTGCAGCCGAGCCGCCGTACTTTTAATCCTCTCGCCGTCTCCTCCTTCCCGGGCCTCGACCCCTCCCAgttacttcttcctcctccgcctcgtccgcTCCACCGCGAGGAGCGCGCCGCGCGCTGCTCGATCGCCGCCTACCTACCGTACCACCCCACCTACCGCCTCTCCATCTCacactctctccctctctctcgcgCGCGCGCTCGCTCGCACCACCGAATCCCCGGCGCGATCGAGCCTGCCCTGCGCCGCGCTGCGTGGCCGTGCCCTCTCCCAAATCCGGAGCCGCTGAACGGGCCAAGCGAAGCAGGCCACCTCGGACGCTCCGCCGCCGGGCCCCGCTCCCTCCTTCAGCACTGCCCCTCCGCCCGCGGAGAGGAGATCCACCTGGGCGTTTTTTGTCCTGTCGGTAAGCCGGCCCTCACCCGCTTGGATTCGGCAACTTCGCTCTGATCTAGTactcctccttttttttttttttttttttgctccgcGAGAAATCGAATCCGATAGTATATATCTGGCACGCCCCGTCAAGCCAGCGTAAATGCGTCCGTACTGGAATACTCGCTGCAGCAGCTGCGGATTCCTTCTGCTGGTACGAACTCCACTGGCGTACGCAGTGCGTCCGTATGATTCGGTTGCCGCTGTTCAGCGCGCACAGGATGGATCTCAAGTAACGGTGCTGTTGCCCTGAGCTATTCCTGTGTCCCCTGGTTCTTCCCATTTTGGTCATAACTTCTACGCCATTGCATGGTCGTCTATGGAATTTCGGACCATACTATGGGGTTACTGTATGGTAACGTGTTGAGTGATCTGCTTTACTTTTTTCATGTTTATACCCAGGGTTTCTACTGAGTTGCTAAATTCAGGTCAATAAGGGCCTGGATCTAGCCAGTGAAATGTATGCCACCATGCAATCAGTTCTGTGACAATCCCTGTGGGTGACGCGGGTAGGATAATTGACCGCATATTTGGGCTGACATCATTAACGGTGTGCACCGCTCATAACGCTTAGTTGGATAAGATGTGAGTATCTGGAATTGTAGATCATGTCTGGTCGCATATGCAGCATCCAGGTGTTGCAACAGACATGCAGGCTAAACTGAAATTGTGATGAGACATGGCAAACTTTCATGTGATGACATTGAGGGCTGGGTTCTTTTTCGGAAGCTAATTTCCATCAGAATGCACTTAACCTGATGAGCCACTTCTGTTTACTCACTAATCCTTCACTTTACACCACCAACCAAGGTGCCAGCAACTGAGCCTTACTAATCTCAAAGGTTGCCCTTTCTCGTGGGCAACACAAAAGCCTCACGCAGCCCACATGTCCTCACTGTTTTCAGTTGGATGTTACTATCAAGTGTTTTTTTGAATTTAGAAAACAAGCTGTCGATTGTGTTTTCTGAAGTTTGCCAGTATTGTCGTACCTGTGCATAGTCTGTTATTCTACCGTGCATTACTTTGTTACAAATACGGATACCTTCTGTACCATTAGCTTTTCTACTGGACAAAGTAAGTGTATAGTGGGTTTAGGTTAAGCATACCCTGAGGTGCTGATAAATATCAGTATTCGGTTCTTGTTTCAGGGCTGCCAGTCAGTTTGGTGGTACTGAAGATGGGGTGAACGAATTTCTATCTTAATAATGAGATATAATAAAATCTGATGACCATGAAAACCTCATTGGGAGACTTTTATATGAGTGGTTTCCGAATTTTCTTGAGATCTGTATTAAGGGGCTTTTCTTTTTGCAGATATCATCCAGATTGATCAGTGGCCATACCGTATACGAAGTTTCTTCTATGGCTTATGTTAGCATGCCAAATGGGGTGCCCATGGTTTCAGAATGAGGGACTACACCATCTGACAAATGGATGAAACACCAACCAGTTCTGGGCAGTCTGAAGCTACTTCATGTGAACCGAGCTTGTGGCCGCCAGACTTTCTGGAGAAGATAGAATCTGTTGCCATATCAAGAAATCAGGAAGTTTTGGCTGATAAAGAATCCCGATTCAGTTTGGCAAATTCAAGGTCCTCGTCCTGGAAGGCTTCTCAATTACTGTGGTCAACAGGAACTTATTCAGGCTTTATTCCTAATGGTTTCTATTCAATCATCCCGGTGAGGATTTCCCCCCTcagtaaacttttttttttttgttatttagaCATAGTCCTTAAAATAGCTACACTAGATTATGTTTTGTATGCCATGTGGCTTTTGAGGTAGATGTTTCCAGTTCCATGTCAagtacccactttcattttgtgtCAAACACCCACTTTCTCAAGAAGATGCTGAATTCTCCTCCAAATTGGTAATGGTGGAAGTGGACTTGATTTGTATTTTTTGTTTGTTATCCTTGGCCCCCTTTTGTTTCTGGGACTTCCAATTGTGTCATTGTGGTATAACACTAAATCTCAAAATGGAATAAGGTCTATATATTTGAATGGCTGTATTGTTTCAGACCATCACATTTCATATTGGTATGATGCACCACAGTTTTGTGGCACATGAAACATCTCACCTTCCAAAATTCTTTATACAATGAGGAATCAAGTTGTTTCCTTGAAAAATGCACAACTGTGTTGCTAGGTCGAAAGATTATTGATCATTGGAAATGCACTAGAATTTGAGTTTTGATTTCAGTCTTTTTTACTTATCTTTTAATCAGATTATTAAGCTACAAATGATTTAGGGGAATTTATGCTTTTGTTTCAGTTCTTAGTGGTTATGTTTTCCATCTGTGATGCACTCATACAGGATAAAAAGCTGAAGGAGATTTTCCCAACAATACCATCACTGAATGACCTTCAAAGTCTTGAAGCAGATGGGCTTAAACCTGACATAATTGTTGTAGACGTTGAGAAGGATAAGAAAATTTTCATGTTGAAGCAGCTTAGTGGTGCACTTGTGAAAGGATTGAACAACCCAGCTTTAGTGATAAAGAAGATAGCAGGTTTGGTAAGTTATACAACTGTCTGTTTTTCTTCCCATGTGCAATTCCCTATTGGGAGCTTGATTGGTCACTGTTATTATATgattttagagtactttgatgctTACATGTAAAACCAAACCAAGTTTGTTTTGAACATTTGGACAGAGAAATATTCAGAACAGATATTTTCGTTACTCCTTGCATTAATAACATCAAGGCTGTCCTTACTGAATTAATATTAGATTCAGAAAGTATTAGCTTATTGCTTGATGCATGTCTAACACTTAGTAAGTTATTCTCAAACAGGTTTTTGACTGCTTCAAGGGCCAAAATCCTGATGTAAGTCCAGGAAGAGCTTCAGCCGAAGATACCCATTTCTTTGGAAGTAGAGGACCACAACTTCTTGGGCAGATAAAGCATGGATCATGCCGACCCCGAGCCATTCTATTTAAAGTTCTTGCAGATGCTGTTGGCCTTGAGAGCAAACTTGTTGTGGTATGTTGACATCCCTTTTCATGTTATGTGGATTATACGGTAAAACTAAGTTCAAATGCTTCAACTCATGTCTTTCATAGGGTCTACCTGATGAGGGTGCAGTTGGATTTGTGGATTCCTACAAACATATGTCTGTGGTAGTTCCGTTGAATTCTATGGAGCTGCTAGTTGATCTCATGAGATTTCCAGGCCAATTGATTCCTTTTTCAGCCAAGGCTATCTTCATATCACATATCTCTGCTGCCGGTGAGAGTGATTCAGCTGAAAATGACTCGTGTGATTCTCCCCTTGAGCCTAATAGCCCTCTATATGGCTTATCTGATAAAGTTGAAGCTGAAGGGTATGCTTATGCATTATATTTCTCTTCTTCAGGACTTTGTTATGTTTCCAGTATCTAAGTGAGTATCATGATAGAGAGTTACTGTGCTGGTTCTTGCTAATATTTAGTTAGCGTAAATAAAGTTGTCAACAGGCTTTAATGGATGAACTTCTATCTTGAACCTTCTAGCTGATAGCGGGACCTTGTGATTTTAACCATACATTTTCAGTATAGTGATGGTTGACAGCTGtcatagattttattttttgttggGTAGGATACAAGTGAATTTGAAACACATAATGCATTAGAACTGTAATATTGATTCATTCTAGCATATGTCTTGTTCGAACCAACTATATGTATTATTTAAACCTTGCTGAAAATCCAACTAATTTGTAAGACATGGTGATGTAACCCTGCTGGTCTAGGTTGGTTGGAGCATTATGATTGCATGGTGGCTACAGAAGTGAATCTTCAAACTTGCAGCATAGATGATGAGATAGGTTATTGACATGAAGAAACATATAGAATATTCGAGGATGTTGCACGGGAAGGTCATAAATGATTACATTAACAAAATATTGAAATTGTAAGAGGAAAATAGTTCATGGGTATTTTTAATCATATAGTTGTTGCGCTAAAAAGTACCATCCGAAAAGCAAAGAGATCTTGTAGAAAGATAGGTCTAAATGCAGAGAGAAGTTTACATGCTCTGGTATAGCATCTACGCCCAAAAAAAAAAGTGTCACCTGTATTGGTCTattccttcttcttttctttgcttGCATCCTTCTGTATTTTTCTTCTAACTTTCTCAAGtttatattttgagcaagataaaaACATTCCATCTCTATCTCAGTGCAGAATTGAAGGCTCATCAAATCTATCTGGGCGTTCATTGCGTAATACAATGTTGAGATCAAGAACATTTTCAGAGGGGAAACTAAGGTATCACCTAATAGTGTAAATATTATTCACTCCTAACTGATTGGTAGATTTATTTGTTTAGTTTTTTGCTTCATCTCACCCTTTAAGAAACTAGTTTCTGAGTCTCAGTCACTTACAGAGGACAGTTTTGTTCTTCTCACGTACGAATCAATGTACATATGCATGCAGTGAATATTTCGATGCCTGCATGGAGAATTTTAAAGCAAGTCAATTCTCCAAACCTAACATTTGCATGATACTCTAGGCTTCTAGGGTAATCACTTCATACATCTTATTGCCGTGATGGCATCTTTGCTTGGGCTAACCCATGCTACATGGAAACGGGCAATGTGGAAGAGGCACAAGACGAGGTGCCAGACACTTGTAGGTGGAGGATCCTTGCATGTTGCCGAACATGTCCGGCAGTAGGAAGTAGATTAGCTTGACAAGGATGGGTCGGGAGTCAGAGTCAGAGTCGGATGGAGGAGACCAGGTCAAGGAGGGGTGGGATCAGGTGGTGACTGATGAGGTCGGGAAGGTTGACCTGAGGAGGGGGATAGTGTTGTAAAACTGCAATTAATCAAACTACGCTTCATAACTTATGGACTAGTTCTAATCCCCACCACTGACCTGCATTGTAACTCAGAAACTATTCAGAAATCGAGCGGTGTGCTCGATTAGCAATCCAAAACCAGATAAACAACAGAAACTATTCAGAAAGGGAGTGTACAGAAGCGTCTGTTTTGTCAGAACTTTTATGGAATGATCTGATACTTTGTGTTAATAGTGACTGCCTTGTTGCATTTTCtaagattttatttttgttttctaaCCAGCACGTCATGTAGTGAGCCAAACATAGCAAATGCCTTTTGGAGGCGAAGCCAGAGGAGAGGAGTCGCTGAAGAACCTCGTGGTGCTAGTTCAAGGTTACCAATCAACTCTATGCATTAACTGCTCTAGTAAAATAGCATAATCTATTGTGTGTTGTTCGTAGTTCTTTTCCTAAGGCTATAACCCTATTGTCGAGAGCTGCTGGGGTATTGTTTGATTTACCTTTGATATCTCTTTGCTGAAACTTATAACTAATATTACcatgttatttgcatgtttatagtATTACTGAAACTTGTAACTAGTGTTACCATATGTTACTGAAACTTATAACTAGTATTACCATGTATTACTGAAACTTGTAACTTGAATTACCATGTTAGTTGCATGTCTACAGTTTGTGAACTTTCATGTGTTACCAAATGCTTACCTAATAGTGAGTATTCTCTTAGATGATAGGAACTACAACCATCTGTCTATTGTCTCATTGTGTCTGCCTCCCAGTTTCTTGAGGTATATATGTTCTCATGTGATACTTTTATCAATTTTCCATCGATGTAGTCCCGAGCATCCATTAATGAGGGCAAAAGGAAGATCTATACTTGGCGGTGAGAGGCAATCGTTTCAGGAATACACAGATGTAGTTACATCAAGGTTTGTCAGCTGTTTCTTTTATGGGTGCAGTTTAATTGTTTTTTGTCACGGCTATTCTCCATGGTGTGTTGATACCACTTTTATGTGTTCATAATTGAAACTGTTTTGATAGATGGTTTTGTTATAGTTCTGATCTCCACCAATTGGTTCACAGTTTTGGCTTTCTGGCAAGTTCTGATTGTGGACTAGAATCTCTAGTTGGTTTTTGGGAAGCCAGATTAATCTTTTGTTAGTTTACTTTTCTTTTGCAAAGCTTCTTTTCATATATGTGAAAATAGTTCGAGTAGCAACTCTATTTTTAATAAACTATTTACACGCTAGCAGATCAGATGATCCGGGTGGCACTACTACACCTAACCCTAGAAGAATAAGACGAAGAAGCATTAGCATCACACCTGAGATTGGAGATGACATTGTGAGGTAATTCGTGTTTTGAACTATGTGAAAGGATTCGAGCTGGCATAGTTGTCTTACAAGTTGTGTAGCTGTACTTGATGCCTTCACTGACCGTATATCAATTCAAGAATCACTACACAGTTTGCTCATGGCTGTGTTTAGATGCTAGATCTCTTAGAGCATGTGTCTGTCTGTATTCTGTTAGATATCCTTATTGAGCATCAGGTATTTACTGTTCAAATCTGAAATCTTTGACAGGGCAGTTCGGGCTATGAATGAAACACTAAAGCAGAATCGCCTCCAAAGGGATCATGTTAATGATGGGTCATGTTCATATATTGGGGAGGACAAAAGCAATGCAAATGACGGCCCAAATGATGTacatgcttgtttcattgtttacaTTCTCTATGTTGGCTTTTCATATCTTCTGCATTTAACTTTCATTTGAGTTTCACCACCTTGGCCTCTCATTTTTGACTCTCAGGATGATAAGTCTGGGAGAACTGTTGCTACCAACAATGGCTTGAGAAACCGAGCTGGTTCTAATCAGAAAGCTATGTCATTGCCTACTTCTCCTCATGACTATGGGGGTGAAAACTCCGAAACAAGCGATAATTGTGATTTTATAAGCAAAGAGAAGATGGTATTCGCATGGAACAAGGTTTTGCAAAGCTCTCCCTTTAATAAGCCTTTGTTGCCTTTTCAAGAGTGGAACATAGATTTCTCTGAGCTCACAATTGGTACACGGGTTGGAATAGGCAAGTAATCTTGAACTTATACTCAGACAAATTTACTGTTGTAGATTTGTTGATACAAACTTTTTAAATGCACCTCCCATTCTTGTGTTATGTTTGTGCTCCTTGCATTGATATGTATTGCTTCTTTCACTATGATACAATCTTTTGCTAATATCCATTCAAAATCATACGATCAATGGAAAGTGAAAGTTTGGTATGACTAGTTGTCTAGTTAATAGCTATCATTAATGGTTATTGTAACCGAATCAATCAAACTCAATTTATCCCAACTCTTACACACTGCATCTTGATATTGTTATATCTGCCTTCATATTTTGTTACTTCGTTGAAGCTATTCATACAGTTTCATCATTGCTTTACTAAAACTATATATCAAATTAAATCAAGTATCCAGGGAGAATTTTGATATTATTAAACTGAACAGCAGTTTACGTTCTGAAATTTTAACAACATCACCAACTTTTAATGCCATTTTTCGAGGATATTAAGTGGAGCATATTCATCACTGATAGTTAAAAAATAAGAGTACACATGCTAACCCGCGTGGTGATAAACATGAAAACTTGCTTGCGCCATTTTTTAGTCATCATAATTCAATCTTCTATTTTCACATTGGAAATGATCTAGCTTGAAATGGTccgttttcttttgtgtttttttgttatTTGACATGTTTCTTAGCCTGAGAAAAGCTTACCGAGTGATCTTCCTTTTTGTCGAAACACTTCATCAGGATTCTTTGGAGAGGTTTTCCGGGGTATATGGAATGGTACTGATGTCGCTATCAAAGTATTTCTGGAGCAGGATCTGACTACTGAAAACATGGAAGATTTTTGCAATGAGATATACATCCTGAGGTACCTGAACTACTCTTGATTGAGTAATGTTAGATAACTTACTGGTTTTCATAACCTACATGATTGCTTTAATCATTTTACTATTTCCTTTCAGCCGGCTGCGACATCCAAATGGTAAGGGTTCATTATGACCAAATGCAACGTACATTCTGAAACCGCTATCTCAGCATCTCCACTCTAGACATTAACTGCGGTACGTTAGAACATGGCTTTTAAACCAATTTTTGCATTTTCTTCTGTAGTAATTTTGTTTCTTGGGGCATGCATGGTGCCTCCTCACCTGTCAATGGTTACTGAATATATGGAAATGGGATCACTGTACTATCTCATCCATATGAGTGGTCAGAAAAAGAGGCTCAGTTGGCGTAGGAGGCTGAAAATTATACGTGATATATGCAGGTTAGCTCCTTCCCTGTATATGATAAATGATACTCTATCCATATCTATTAGTGTTATTTATTTCCCAAGGCACTTTTAAGAAAATACCACCTCTGTTTGATGTAATTCTCTTGTTATATGGAGTTTAGATGCTCAGTCTTCTTCCAGCTTCCACCTCTTATAATTAATTGTTCATCTAAAAGGAATTATTTTATTAAAGGGGGTTGATGTGCATACACCGCATGAAGATAGTTCACAGGGACCTGAAAAGTGCCAACTGTCTGGTGAACAAGCACTGGACTGTCAAGATATGCGACTTTGGCCTTTCCCGAGCAATGACAGATAGTCCTATGACTGATAGCTCCTCTGCTGGCACGCCAGAATGGATGGCCCCTGAGCTCATAAAGAACGAACCCTTCTCAGAAAAATGTGACATTTTCAGCCTTGGTGTGATAATGTGGGAGCTGTGTACATTGAGCCGCCCATGGGATGGGATCTCCCCAGTTCAAGTAAGCATTCATCCACTTTTCACCAAACGTCTGCAGCATTAATAAATTAGACCCAGAAATATTCTCTTAACTGAAGCATTTGACACATCTAATCTTTTCTACTATCATATTTTTCGTTAATCTTGTGTGGTGCATTCCTATTTCTTGGTGGTTCTTGTAGATGTTAGTTGGCAAAGCGGTTGTTTTGGCTTAGAGTTGTCGACTGACCTTGATAAGTTGGCCTTTGATAGGTGGTGTATGCAGTTGCTAATGAAGGGTCACGACTTGAAATTCCCGAAGGACCTCTTGGCAAGTTAATTGCAGGTAATGATGCTTTCTAGCGCCATGTTTCCTTATTCCAAGTTTCTCGTGGAACCAATCTGGACTCATGTTGGGACAATGTTCGTCAGCTTATTCTGCTCTTCAATTCCAGCTTAGCAACGGTTATTTTGTTTGACACAGATTGCTGGGCCGAGCCCCAGGATCGACCAAGCTGCCAGGAGGTCCTCACTCGCTTGCTTGACTGCGAATACGCTGACAGCTGAAACGAACCTGACCAACTAGTTCCGTCCCTGCCACCCGGTGCATTCGAGAACCGTTACTTGTATAAAACTTGTAAAAATCTAGCCTGTTGATCTTGCAGATCGGCAAAGGATGCATACATTGAACTCTTGTATTTTGGCTGTATATCGGCAATCCTTTCTTTCGAAATTGTAAAAAGGAACAATTTCTCCTTTTATAAAAAAGAATTGCGCCTCCCTGGATCTATGGAGCACGGAGCTTTGCATGCCATCGTTCCATGTTAACTTCCACCCAAAATTGAGGacagataaaaaattgaaaacgATATGGATTACATCTACTAACCAATTAAACTCTAGTTTATCTACTTAAACTCTAGTTTATAAGTATAAACTTATGTTACTAGTGTATCTGCTAACAAAACCTGACTGCATTGCAGTACGTTCTGATTCTCCTAATAACAAAAACATGCAAGTAAGGAAATTATGAAACTAGGCCAATGTAGTCAAGTTCAACGGAACCCAGCCACTTTGTCCCGTTCCTCTCGGTCACTTCGCTGAGGGTGACGCCTTTGGCGGCCGTgagctcctccacctccatgcCGTTGGCATCGAGCCGTACTCCCACCAGGTGCTTCACCGGAGCCATGGTCGTGTTCGGCCGCCCCTTCTCCTGGTTCAGGGCCACCCAGTACCCGCCCTTCCCATCACGCCTCACGTTGTCCGGGTAGCCCGGCAAATCGGCGAGCAGCTCGTAATGTCCAGCCTTCGGTCCTTGGAGGTAGAACCTGTGCACCTGGCATGGCACGGTGTGAG contains:
- the LOC124659545 gene encoding serine/threonine-protein kinase EDR1-like, translating into MDETPTSSGQSEATSCEPSLWPPDFLEKIESVAISRNQEVLADKESRFSLANSRSSSWKASQLLWSTGTYSGFIPNGFYSIIPDKKLKEIFPTIPSLNDLQSLEADGLKPDIIVVDVEKDKKIFMLKQLSGALVKGLNNPALVIKKIAGLVFDCFKGQNPDVSPGRASAEDTHFFGSRGPQLLGQIKHGSCRPRAILFKVLADAVGLESKLVVGLPDEGAVGFVDSYKHMSVVVPLNSMELLVDLMRFPGQLIPFSAKAIFISHISAAGESDSAENDSCDSPLEPNSPLYGLSDKVEAEGIEGSSNLSGRSLRNTMLRSRTFSEGKLSTSCSEPNIANAFWRRSQRRGVAEEPRGASSSPEHPLMRAKGRSILGGERQSFQEYTDVVTSRSDDPGGTTTPNPRRIRRRSISITPEIGDDIVRAVRAMNETLKQNRLQRDHVNDGSCSYIGEDKSNANDGPNDDDKSGRTVATNNGLRNRAGSNQKAMSLPTSPHDYGGENSETSDNCDFISKEKMVFAWNKVLQSSPFNKPLLPFQEWNIDFSELTIGTRVGIGFFGEVFRGIWNGTDVAIKVFLEQDLTTENMEDFCNEIYILSRLRHPNVILFLGACMVPPHLSMVTEYMEMGSLYYLIHMSGQKKRLSWRRRLKIIRDICRGLMCIHRMKIVHRDLKSANCLVNKHWTVKICDFGLSRAMTDSPMTDSSSAGTPEWMAPELIKNEPFSEKCDIFSLGVIMWELCTLSRPWDGISPVQVVYAVANEGSRLEIPEGPLGKLIADCWAEPQDRPSCQEVLTRLLDCEYADS